In Alicyclobacillus macrosporangiidus CPP55, a single window of DNA contains:
- a CDS encoding MFS transporter, whose amino-acid sequence MRPARARLSTHARWLLAISCTFALSVALSNTFVNVYLWKVDHRYGAIGWYNLAIYSLMPVAFVAAGVAAKRLGGVLTLRAGVVMHVLFYLLTLAGGERAARLPILLGAVMGTAAGFYWFSFNWLSVQLTEAGSRERFYGLNGVMGALASIVAPPVAGYLISVEDRLGGLTGYHVIFALSLALFVLATVFSGFLRARFEPGTLQLGRAWAEAMRTRFWRLTLFACTVYGLREGVFLFLIGLLMYISTGSEMRLGEFLLLQGALSSLSFFLVSRSVHPRNRLWVCGIGAVCMAGAATLFLRPLTPGLIVTYGSAIAVCLPMFLVPLQGTVFDGVSRVGRDAGTQAEHVILREVFENVGRVAGIAAFIALVSTNPSPRQIGGFACGLGFVQLGTWTLLWRSWRHGPAARGLQPAHFTVRDVKGRGWRRRAKTRL is encoded by the coding sequence ATGCGCCCAGCACGCGCACGCCTGTCCACGCATGCGCGGTGGCTGCTCGCCATCAGCTGCACGTTCGCGCTGTCTGTGGCCTTGTCCAACACGTTCGTCAACGTGTACCTTTGGAAGGTCGATCACCGCTACGGCGCCATCGGTTGGTACAACCTCGCGATCTACAGCCTGATGCCCGTCGCATTCGTCGCGGCCGGTGTGGCCGCCAAACGCCTCGGGGGTGTCCTCACCCTTCGCGCGGGCGTCGTGATGCACGTCCTGTTTTACTTGTTGACCCTGGCCGGCGGAGAACGTGCCGCCAGGCTGCCCATCCTGCTCGGGGCGGTCATGGGCACCGCGGCCGGCTTTTACTGGTTCTCCTTCAACTGGCTCAGCGTACAGCTGACAGAGGCAGGTTCGCGGGAACGGTTCTACGGGCTCAACGGCGTGATGGGGGCGTTGGCGAGCATTGTCGCGCCACCTGTGGCCGGTTATCTCATCTCCGTGGAAGACCGCCTTGGGGGACTCACCGGATATCACGTGATCTTCGCGCTGTCCCTCGCCCTATTCGTCCTGGCTACCGTGTTCAGCGGGTTTTTGCGGGCCCGCTTCGAGCCGGGTACCCTGCAGCTCGGCCGGGCGTGGGCAGAGGCTATGCGAACGCGGTTTTGGCGCCTGACCCTGTTCGCGTGCACAGTGTATGGGTTGCGCGAGGGCGTGTTTCTTTTTCTCATCGGCCTGTTGATGTACATCTCTACCGGGAGCGAGATGCGGCTCGGCGAGTTTTTGCTGCTGCAGGGGGCGTTGTCCTCCCTCTCGTTCTTCCTGGTCAGCCGGTCGGTCCATCCGAGGAACCGCTTGTGGGTCTGCGGCATCGGCGCCGTCTGCATGGCCGGGGCAGCCACGCTGTTCCTTCGGCCGCTGACCCCCGGGCTCATCGTGACATACGGATCGGCCATTGCCGTCTGTCTGCCGATGTTCTTGGTCCCCCTGCAGGGGACCGTTTTCGACGGCGTCAGCCGGGTGGGACGTGACGCTGGAACCCAGGCAGAACACGTGATCCTCCGCGAGGTATTCGAAAATGTCGGCCGTGTGGCTGGAATCGCGGCGTTCATCGCCTTGGTGTCGACGAATCCGTCGCCGAGGCAGATCGGCGGTTTTGCGTGCGGCCTCGGTTTTGTGCAGCTGGGGACGTGGACGCTGTTGTGGCGGAGCTGGCGGCACGGGCCTGCCGCGAGGGGGCTCCAGCCCGCTCATTTCACGGTCCGGGATGTCAAAGGGCGCGGGTGGAGGCGGCGTGCAAAGACCCGCCTGTGA
- a CDS encoding indolepyruvate ferredoxin oxidoreductase subunit alpha, protein MAFVITSPCIGEKAADCVETCPVDAIHEGEDQYYIDPDTCIDCGACEPVCPVSAIYQEDFVPEEEKSFIEKNRNFFRK, encoded by the coding sequence GTGGCATTCGTCATCACCTCGCCTTGCATCGGCGAAAAAGCCGCTGATTGTGTGGAAACCTGCCCTGTGGACGCGATTCACGAAGGGGAAGATCAGTATTACATTGATCCGGATACCTGCATCGACTGCGGCGCCTGCGAGCCGGTGTGCCCGGTATCGGCCATCTATCAAGAGGACTTCGTGCCCGAAGAAGAGAAGTCGTTCATCGAGAAGAACCGGAACTTCTTCCGCAAGTGA